One part of the Desulfonema ishimotonii genome encodes these proteins:
- a CDS encoding YfbM family protein — MSMILSLRRVSDKKIESLLVTPGDIVWFLTGAGPPDESDFLAKLLGEEKPDGPQAPGAWVGPSGDEEIDLDKAWHGIHYLLTGTAWEGNGPENFIILGGREIGNVDVGYGPARAFSSGEVTQISSALHTVSDADLRKRYAPEKMDALEIYPVMYREEGESAFDDLRRHFHMLRAFIASTEKKDEGLILYLT; from the coding sequence ATGAGCATGATTTTATCGTTGCGGCGGGTTTCGGACAAAAAAATAGAATCGCTTCTTGTAACCCCCGGGGATATCGTATGGTTTCTCACCGGGGCAGGCCCGCCGGATGAGAGCGACTTTCTGGCAAAACTGCTGGGAGAAGAAAAACCGGATGGGCCACAGGCACCGGGGGCGTGGGTCGGGCCGTCCGGGGATGAAGAGATTGATCTTGACAAAGCGTGGCACGGCATCCACTATCTCCTGACCGGCACGGCATGGGAAGGAAACGGGCCGGAAAATTTCATCATCCTCGGTGGCCGGGAAATCGGAAATGTCGATGTGGGTTACGGCCCTGCCCGTGCTTTCAGCAGCGGGGAAGTGACGCAGATCAGCAGCGCGTTGCACACCGTTTCCGATGCGGATCTCCGAAAAAGATATGCGCCGGAGAAGATGGACGCCCTGGAGATCTACCCGGTCATGTACCGGGAGGAGGGCGAATCGGCCTTTGACGATCTCAGAAGACATTTTCATATGCTGAGGGCGTTTATCGCCAGCACCGAAAAAAAAGACGAAGGCCTGATTCTCTATCTCACCTGA
- a CDS encoding nitroreductase family protein, whose amino-acid sequence MNRTVTTQIDPERCIGCGLCVRVCPSGTLSMQGDRAVVTGIRSLGCGHCAAICPADAVRVTALENESLDFQTFSEERAWLPFGEYDTAQLVRLLRSRRSCRNYSDKPVSPALLEDLVRIGITAPSGTNSQKWTFTLLPTRDHVMALGERIGLFFRKLNRLAEKPWLRNGLKWLGKSQLDGYYREYYESVRDALAEYENTGRDRLFHGAAAAIIVGAGPGGSCPAEDALLATQNILLGAHAMGLGSCLIGFAVEAMKNDRAIARSAGIPDEESVCAVIALGWPDAEYRRLTGRKRFTLRYSEK is encoded by the coding sequence ATGAACAGAACTGTGACCACTCAGATTGACCCGGAACGATGCATCGGCTGCGGCCTGTGCGTCCGGGTGTGCCCCTCCGGCACCCTTTCCATGCAGGGAGACAGGGCCGTCGTCACCGGCATCCGGTCGCTGGGCTGCGGCCATTGCGCGGCCATATGTCCGGCAGATGCCGTGCGGGTGACGGCCCTTGAAAATGAGAGCCTGGATTTTCAGACCTTTTCGGAAGAGCGGGCGTGGCTTCCCTTTGGCGAATATGACACAGCGCAACTGGTCCGGCTCCTGCGGTCACGCCGCTCCTGCCGGAATTACTCGGACAAACCGGTCTCCCCTGCCCTGCTCGAAGACCTGGTGAGAATCGGCATCACCGCCCCGTCCGGGACCAACAGCCAGAAATGGACCTTTACCCTTCTGCCGACCCGCGATCATGTGATGGCCCTGGGGGAGCGGATCGGCCTCTTTTTCAGAAAGCTGAACCGGCTGGCGGAAAAGCCGTGGCTGCGAAACGGCCTGAAATGGCTGGGCAAAAGCCAGCTGGACGGTTATTACAGAGAATATTATGAATCCGTGCGGGACGCGCTGGCCGAATATGAGAATACCGGCAGAGACCGGCTCTTTCACGGGGCCGCCGCCGCCATTATCGTGGGCGCAGGGCCGGGCGGAAGCTGTCCTGCCGAAGATGCCCTGCTGGCCACCCAGAACATCCTGCTGGGGGCCCACGCCATGGGACTGGGGAGCTGCCTGATCGGCTTTGCCGTGGAAGCCATGAAGAACGACAGGGCCATTGCCCGTTCTGCGGGCATCCCGGATGAAGAATCCGTCTGCGCGGTGATCGCCCTGGGGTGGCCGGATGCGGAATACCGGCGGCTCACCGGGAGAAAGCGTTTTACGCTGAGGTATTCTGAGAAATGA
- a CDS encoding NADAR family protein, whose translation MTAIRFYRVQDEYGCFSNFAPYPIHLDGKTWPTSEHYFQAQKFRETRHREAIRKASSPMNAARMGRDRRRPLRPDWEQVKNDVMRKAVRAKFFQHPDIAEILLNTGHARLVEHTGNDSYWGDGGHGRGRNMLGQILTEIREMLRNGEKNE comes from the coding sequence ATGACGGCGATCCGATTTTACCGCGTGCAGGACGAATACGGCTGTTTTTCCAACTTTGCCCCGTATCCCATTCATCTGGACGGCAAAACCTGGCCCACGTCCGAGCATTATTTTCAGGCACAGAAATTCCGGGAAACACGGCATCGGGAGGCGATCCGAAAGGCATCCTCCCCCATGAATGCCGCCCGCATGGGCCGGGACCGCCGGCGGCCGCTCCGGCCTGACTGGGAACAGGTAAAGAACGATGTCATGCGGAAGGCGGTGCGGGCCAAGTTTTTCCAGCACCCGGATATCGCGGAGATATTGCTGAACACCGGCCATGCCCGGCTGGTGGAACACACGGGAAATGACAGCTATTGGGGCGACGGCGGCCACGGACGGGGGCGCAATATGCTGGGACAGATTCTTACGGAGATCCGGGAAATGCTCAGGAACGGAGAGAAAAATGAATGA
- a CDS encoding YkvA family protein, translating into MNETRQTEKERSFMTTPLSARGVPVFVVYLLAFIGGVYILNPGAGVIELIPDNIPIIGNLDEGGAFLAIWYGLLEYFEGRKYRRQDDSAPN; encoded by the coding sequence ATGAATGAGACCCGTCAGACGGAAAAAGAGCGAAGCTTTATGACAACGCCGCTTTCCGCACGCGGTGTGCCGGTGTTTGTGGTCTATCTGCTGGCGTTTATCGGCGGCGTGTACATCTTAAACCCCGGTGCCGGGGTGATTGAACTGATACCGGACAACATTCCGATTATCGGCAATCTGGACGAGGGGGGCGCGTTTCTGGCGATCTGGTACGGACTGCTGGAGTATTTTGAAGGTCGGAAATACCGGCGACAGGATGATTCAGCCCCGAACTGA
- the aceK gene encoding bifunctional isocitrate dehydrogenase kinase/phosphatase: MKKTMKIDNAATCAAEHIRDAFDTYQAKFLEITRRSGDRFNQRDWQGVHQDALERLDLYTETVNRTVAALRCENGDPPDLTGAGPAMKQVYAALIAGRTDFELTETFYNSVVRRLSGTVGVNPAAEFIAADFKIPRIEDRACPVCRFYPQPPAPWTPRDLIREIISAYGSEFEFQDMERDIRRVTEALENHMANRIGTRQINGAEMIEPVFYRDRAAYIIGRLRIGHRIFPMVIALLSEPEGVMVDAVLLTGREISILFSFTRSYFHAEVSNPSEMVNFLKTIIPLKRVSEIYTSVGFHKHGKAELFRELTRSLAASDDQFEIAKGEKGMVMLVFTLPSFNVVFKIIRDRFEYPKNTSRDAVRNRYQLVFRHDRAGRLVDAQEFEYLEFGRARFSDGLLAEFRRMARNSVIIKADRVIIRHLYAERRLTPLDIYVRESVTEAAREAVIDYGRAIKELAASNIFPGDLFLKNFGVTRHGRVVFYDYDELMLLTECNFRKFPKSRSYEDELSSEPWFHVGDQDVFPEEFRTFIRFPDHLKAVFESAHGDLFDVKFWQTTQAHLNAGKVIHIFPYGQARRFEHRSV; this comes from the coding sequence GTGAAAAAAACAATGAAGATTGACAATGCCGCGACATGCGCAGCAGAACACATCCGTGACGCATTTGACACATATCAGGCAAAATTTCTGGAAATCACCCGGCGGTCCGGGGACCGGTTTAATCAGCGGGACTGGCAGGGGGTTCACCAGGATGCACTGGAACGGCTGGATCTTTACACCGAAACTGTCAACCGGACCGTTGCGGCACTGAGATGCGAAAACGGCGATCCGCCGGATCTGACAGGGGCCGGTCCTGCAATGAAACAGGTGTATGCCGCTCTGATCGCCGGCCGGACCGATTTTGAGCTGACAGAAACATTTTATAATTCGGTGGTGCGCAGGCTTTCCGGCACTGTGGGCGTCAATCCTGCGGCTGAATTCATTGCTGCCGATTTCAAAATTCCCCGGATCGAGGACAGGGCGTGCCCGGTCTGCAGGTTCTACCCGCAGCCCCCCGCACCGTGGACGCCCCGGGATCTGATCCGGGAAATTATCAGCGCCTATGGTTCGGAATTTGAATTTCAGGATATGGAACGGGATATCCGCCGGGTGACAGAAGCCCTTGAAAACCATATGGCAAACCGGATCGGCACACGGCAAATCAACGGGGCGGAGATGATTGAACCGGTATTTTACCGGGACAGGGCCGCTTACATCATCGGCAGACTCCGCATCGGGCACCGGATTTTTCCGATGGTCATCGCCCTGCTGAGTGAGCCGGAGGGGGTCATGGTCGATGCCGTGCTGCTGACCGGCCGGGAGATCAGCATTCTGTTCAGCTTCACCCGATCCTATTTCCATGCTGAGGTCAGCAACCCGTCGGAAATGGTCAATTTTCTGAAAACCATTATCCCGCTGAAACGGGTTTCGGAGATATACACCTCCGTCGGGTTCCACAAACACGGAAAAGCAGAGCTGTTCCGCGAGCTGACCCGGAGCCTCGCAGCTTCCGATGATCAGTTTGAAATCGCAAAGGGCGAAAAGGGAATGGTCATGCTGGTCTTCACCCTGCCTTCTTTTAACGTGGTGTTCAAAATCATCAGGGACCGGTTTGAATATCCGAAAAACACGTCGCGGGATGCGGTCCGAAACCGCTATCAGCTGGTCTTCCGGCACGACAGGGCCGGACGGCTGGTGGACGCCCAGGAGTTTGAATATCTGGAGTTCGGCCGTGCCCGTTTTTCAGACGGGCTGCTGGCGGAATTCCGGCGCATGGCCCGCAATTCCGTGATCATTAAAGCGGACCGCGTGATTATCCGGCACCTGTACGCCGAGCGGCGTCTGACCCCCCTTGACATTTACGTGAGGGAATCGGTTACGGAGGCCGCCCGCGAGGCGGTCATCGACTATGGCCGGGCCATAAAAGAGCTTGCCGCCAGCAATATTTTTCCGGGCGATCTCTTCCTGAAAAATTTCGGCGTGACCCGGCACGGGCGGGTGGTGTTTTACGATTATGACGAGCTGATGCTCCTGACGGAGTGCAATTTCAGAAAATTTCCGAAATCGAGAAGTTATGAGGATGAACTCTCCTCCGAGCCCTGGTTTCATGTGGGGGATCAGGATGTTTTCCCGGAGGAATTCAGGACGTTTATACGATTTCCCGACCATCTGAAAGCTGTATTTGAGTCTGCCCACGGTGATCTCTTTGACGTGAAATTCTGGCAGACCACTCAGGCGCATCTCAATGCCGGAAAGGTCATCCACATCTTTCCCTACGGGCAGGCGCGCCGCTTTGAACACCGTTCGGTCTGA
- the aceB gene encoding malate synthase A: MEPTHDTHGITLHGPVTPEFERILTPEALDFVAILAREFEARRVALMERRKEVQSQIDSGILPDFLPETADIRNGDWRVAPIPEDLQDRRVEITGPVERKMVINALNSGAKTFMADLEDSHAPTWAGTIQGQINLCDTVDRTVEFISPEGREYRLSDEIATLIVRPRGWHLVEKHVHVDSNPVSASIFDFALYFFHNAKKLTEQGSGPYFYLPKMESYLEARLWNDIFIRAQEIMGLPHGTIKATVLIETILAAFQMDEILYELRDHMAGLNCGRWDYIFSFIKRFKNVPDYIFPDRVQITMTRHCMHSYSLLAIQTCHRRGAHAIGGMAAQIPIKNDPQANAAALEKVREDKIREATDGHDGTWVAHPGLVPIALEQFDKAMPDANQVNRLREDIRITAADLLKRPQGTITEPGLRTNISVGIQYMASWLSGNGCVPINHLMEDAATAEISRTQVWQWVHHPQGILEDGRRVTPDLFRTVMAEEMEKIRQTVGETRFAAGNYEKAAQLFDEIITDDDLAEFLTLRAYEYLD, translated from the coding sequence ATGGAACCCACACACGATACACACGGCATTACCCTTCACGGCCCGGTCACACCTGAATTTGAACGGATTCTGACCCCCGAAGCCCTTGATTTCGTCGCGATCCTGGCCCGTGAATTCGAGGCCCGGCGCGTGGCGCTGATGGAACGGCGGAAAGAGGTTCAGTCTCAGATTGACAGCGGCATATTGCCCGATTTTCTTCCGGAAACAGCGGATATCCGGAACGGAGACTGGCGCGTTGCCCCGATTCCCGAAGATCTTCAGGACCGCCGCGTGGAGATTACCGGACCGGTGGAGCGGAAGATGGTGATCAATGCCCTCAACTCCGGCGCAAAGACGTTTATGGCCGACCTTGAGGATTCTCACGCCCCCACCTGGGCCGGCACAATTCAGGGGCAGATCAACCTCTGTGACACTGTGGACCGCACCGTTGAATTTATCAGCCCGGAGGGCCGGGAATACCGACTCAGTGATGAGATCGCCACGCTCATTGTCCGGCCCCGTGGCTGGCACCTGGTGGAAAAACACGTTCATGTGGACAGCAATCCGGTTTCCGCCAGCATATTCGACTTTGCCCTCTACTTCTTTCACAACGCGAAAAAACTGACAGAACAGGGGAGCGGCCCCTATTTCTATCTGCCCAAGATGGAGAGTTACCTGGAAGCCCGGCTCTGGAACGATATCTTCATCCGCGCCCAGGAAATCATGGGACTCCCGCACGGGACCATCAAGGCCACGGTGCTGATTGAGACCATTCTTGCGGCCTTTCAGATGGACGAAATTCTGTACGAACTCCGGGACCACATGGCCGGACTCAACTGCGGCCGGTGGGATTATATTTTCAGTTTTATCAAGCGGTTTAAAAACGTGCCGGACTACATCTTCCCGGACCGGGTTCAGATCACCATGACCCGCCACTGTATGCACTCCTATTCCCTGCTGGCCATTCAGACCTGTCATCGGCGCGGGGCACACGCCATCGGCGGCATGGCCGCACAGATTCCCATAAAAAACGATCCGCAGGCCAATGCGGCTGCGCTGGAAAAGGTGCGGGAGGATAAGATCCGCGAGGCCACGGACGGCCATGACGGCACATGGGTGGCCCATCCGGGGCTGGTGCCCATCGCGCTGGAACAGTTCGACAAGGCCATGCCCGATGCCAATCAGGTGAACCGGTTGCGGGAGGATATCAGGATTACGGCGGCGGATCTGCTGAAACGGCCCCAGGGAACGATTACCGAACCGGGGCTTCGCACCAATATCAGCGTGGGGATTCAGTATATGGCCTCCTGGCTCTCCGGCAACGGGTGCGTGCCCATCAACCACCTGATGGAGGATGCGGCCACGGCTGAAATCTCCCGGACCCAGGTCTGGCAGTGGGTGCATCACCCGCAGGGAATTCTGGAAGACGGCCGCAGGGTGACGCCTGACCTGTTCCGAACAGTCATGGCCGAGGAGATGGAAAAGATCCGGCAGACGGTCGGAGAAACGCGGTTTGCCGCAGGAAATTACGAAAAGGCCGCGCAATTGTTTGACGAAATTATCACCGACGATGATCTGGCGGAATTTTTAACGCTCCGGGCCTATGAATATCTCGACTGA
- the aceA gene encoding isocitrate lyase yields MKTIEEKAIELEEKLSCHEIDFGEIEDLENRWKKDPRWAGIVRPYTAGEVLNLRGTLRVEHTFARAGAKRLWRLLQTEPFVAALGALTGNQAVQQVEAGLKAIYLSGWQVAADNNLAGEMYPDQSLYPANSVPNVVHRINNALRRADQIQVLDCRKGGPYWFAPIVADAEAGFGGPLNAYELMKAMIGAGAAGVHYEDQLASAKKCGHMGGKVLVPTREFITKLVAARLAADVCDVPTILIARTDADAAKLITSDIDERDRPFITGPKRTSEGFFQVRGGVESAIARGLAYAPYADMIWCETSRPDLEQARKFAEGIHAEFPGKLLSYNCSPSFNWKAHLDNATIARFQRELAAMGYKFQFVTLAGFHTLNLGMFDLAQSYQKEGMAAYSEFQQEEFRHEKSEGYMATSHQRFVGAGYFDRLMNAITGGDTSVEALKGSTEEEQF; encoded by the coding sequence ATGAAGACCATCGAAGAAAAGGCAATAGAACTGGAAGAAAAGCTTTCGTGTCATGAAATCGACTTTGGTGAAATTGAGGATCTGGAGAATCGGTGGAAAAAAGACCCCCGGTGGGCAGGGATTGTCCGCCCCTACACGGCGGGAGAGGTTCTCAACCTGCGCGGGACACTCAGGGTGGAACATACCTTTGCCAGGGCCGGGGCCAAGCGGCTGTGGCGGCTTCTTCAGACCGAGCCTTTTGTGGCCGCGCTGGGGGCCCTGACCGGCAATCAGGCCGTGCAGCAGGTCGAAGCGGGCCTCAAGGCAATCTACCTGAGCGGCTGGCAGGTGGCTGCCGATAACAATCTGGCCGGCGAGATGTACCCGGATCAGAGTCTGTATCCGGCCAACAGCGTTCCAAATGTGGTACACCGGATCAACAACGCCCTGCGACGGGCCGATCAGATCCAGGTGCTCGATTGCCGCAAGGGCGGGCCGTACTGGTTTGCGCCCATTGTGGCCGATGCCGAGGCCGGGTTCGGCGGCCCTCTGAACGCCTATGAACTGATGAAGGCCATGATCGGGGCCGGTGCGGCAGGGGTCCATTATGAGGATCAGCTGGCGTCGGCCAAGAAATGCGGCCACATGGGCGGCAAGGTGCTGGTGCCGACGCGGGAGTTTATCACCAAGCTGGTGGCGGCCCGGCTGGCGGCAGATGTGTGCGATGTGCCCACAATTCTCATTGCCCGGACCGATGCGGACGCAGCCAAACTGATCACCAGCGATATTGACGAGCGGGACCGCCCTTTTATTACCGGTCCGAAGCGGACGAGCGAAGGGTTTTTCCAGGTCCGGGGCGGGGTGGAATCGGCCATTGCCAGGGGACTGGCCTATGCGCCCTATGCGGACATGATCTGGTGTGAAACCTCGCGGCCCGATCTGGAGCAGGCCAGAAAATTCGCAGAGGGGATTCACGCGGAATTTCCCGGCAAGCTGCTGAGTTATAACTGCTCACCGTCGTTCAACTGGAAGGCCCATCTCGATAACGCCACCATTGCCAGATTTCAGCGGGAGCTGGCGGCAATGGGATATAAATTCCAGTTCGTCACCCTGGCGGGGTTTCATACCCTCAACCTGGGGATGTTCGATCTGGCCCAGAGTTATCAGAAAGAGGGAATGGCGGCCTATTCAGAGTTTCAGCAGGAGGAGTTCCGGCATGAAAAAAGCGAGGGCTATATGGCGACCAGCCATCAGCGGTTTGTGGGGGCCGGTTATTTTGACCGCCTGATGAACGCCATCACCGGGGGCGATACCTCTGTGGAAGCCCTGAAAGGCTCAACCGAGGAAGAGCAGTTTTAG
- a CDS encoding bacterioferritin, with the protein MTTPSKEERRKNVIEVLNKARAMELQAIHQYMNQHYNLDDMDYGELAAKIKLIAIDEMRHAEMFAERIKELGGEPTTDLAGKVEKRQDVKAVFPFDAALEDDTVDIYNQFLQVCRENGDSSTMKIFESVIDEEQLHLNYFENIAEHIEKLGNSYLARIAGTSSATGLGTSGFAVSEGG; encoded by the coding sequence ATGACAACGCCGAGTAAGGAGGAAAGAAGGAAAAACGTCATTGAGGTTCTGAACAAGGCAAGGGCGATGGAGCTTCAGGCGATCCACCAGTACATGAATCAGCATTATAACCTGGATGATATGGACTACGGCGAACTGGCAGCCAAAATCAAGCTGATCGCCATTGATGAAATGCGTCATGCGGAAATGTTTGCAGAGCGGATCAAAGAGCTGGGCGGCGAGCCGACGACGGACCTGGCGGGCAAGGTTGAAAAAAGACAGGATGTCAAAGCGGTCTTTCCATTCGACGCCGCCCTTGAAGATGACACCGTTGATATCTACAACCAGTTTCTTCAGGTCTGCCGGGAGAACGGCGACAGCTCAACCATGAAGATATTTGAATCGGTCATCGACGAAGAGCAATTGCACCTCAATTACTTTGAGAATATTGCCGAACATATAGAAAAACTGGGCAACTCATATCTTGCCCGCATTGCCGGGACGTCGTCGGCCACGGGCCTGGGGACAAGCGGCTTTGCTGTGAGCGAAGGGGGATGA
- a CDS encoding crotonase/enoyl-CoA hydratase family protein: MSEYEFYLVEKKPPVAWVWLNRPDKKNAMNPPAWKEAIPIFEDLDADPEIRVVIVAGKGDCFTAGIDLMGMIPALPEMLDNEQKGGVKWRLLPRIQALQETMTCIERCKKPVIAAIHGHCIGAGLDMATACDIRLCASDAVFSLKEAAVGFVADVGVLQRIPLIVGQGIARELAFTAKNFNAERAKEILLVSGVFESKETLFEGAEKMAAEIAENSPLAVQASKDVLNDGVGKSVTDGLRYVASVSTNIIPSADLMEAMTAFAEKRKPIFTGK; encoded by the coding sequence ATGAGCGAGTATGAATTTTATCTTGTGGAAAAGAAACCGCCTGTTGCATGGGTCTGGCTGAACCGGCCGGACAAAAAGAACGCCATGAATCCCCCGGCGTGGAAAGAGGCCATACCGATCTTTGAGGATCTGGATGCCGACCCGGAGATCCGCGTGGTCATCGTGGCCGGAAAAGGGGACTGCTTTACGGCCGGTATAGACCTGATGGGGATGATTCCGGCCCTGCCGGAGATGCTGGACAACGAACAGAAGGGCGGGGTGAAATGGCGGCTGCTTCCCAGAATTCAGGCGCTGCAGGAGACCATGACCTGTATCGAGCGGTGCAAAAAGCCGGTCATCGCGGCCATTCACGGCCACTGCATCGGGGCCGGACTTGACATGGCAACGGCCTGTGACATCCGGCTCTGTGCATCCGACGCGGTCTTCTCGCTCAAAGAGGCGGCGGTCGGTTTTGTGGCGGATGTGGGCGTGTTGCAGCGTATTCCGCTGATCGTCGGGCAGGGGATTGCCAGAGAGCTTGCCTTCACCGCCAAAAATTTCAATGCGGAGCGGGCCAAAGAGATCCTGCTGGTCAGCGGGGTGTTTGAATCGAAAGAGACGCTTTTTGAGGGCGCGGAAAAAATGGCGGCGGAGATCGCGGAAAATTCGCCCCTGGCGGTGCAGGCCTCCAAGGATGTCCTGAACGATGGCGTCGGCAAATCTGTGACAGACGGCCTGCGGTATGTGGCGTCCGTCAGCACCAACATCATCCCGTCCGCTGATCTTATGGAAGCCATGACCGCCTTTGCCGAGAAACGGAAACCCATATTTACGGGGAAATAG
- a CDS encoding rhomboid family intramembrane serine protease, giving the protein MTDRQRHSILCPNCNKLISIDEPRCPYCGTGSPGSHFKNNFLIRGFGNGEHLIRTIITVNAAIYLLTLLLYPPTMGLANPFRAFSPSNDSLLLLGATGTIPIDHMNRWWTLLSANYLHGSLLHIVFNMIAFRHIGTLIYQVYGTYRLMILYTLAGVAGYAVSWLAGVRFTIGASAGVCGLIGAALYYGKSRGGTFGQAVYKQVSGWVLGIFLFGLMPGINNWGHGGGIIAGIALGWLLAYRERRPERFFDKSFAAICMVATALILAWAVTSGLYYRIAG; this is encoded by the coding sequence ATGACAGACAGACAAAGACATTCCATTTTATGCCCCAACTGCAACAAGCTCATCAGTATCGACGAACCCCGATGTCCCTACTGCGGCACAGGTTCCCCCGGCTCCCACTTCAAGAACAATTTTCTGATCCGGGGATTTGGCAACGGTGAACACCTCATCCGAACCATTATCACTGTTAATGCGGCCATTTACCTGCTCACCCTTTTGCTCTATCCCCCCACAATGGGACTTGCCAACCCGTTCCGTGCCTTTTCTCCGTCCAATGACAGCCTGTTGCTGCTGGGCGCCACCGGCACCATCCCCATTGACCACATGAACCGCTGGTGGACCCTGCTGTCCGCCAATTATCTCCACGGCAGCCTGCTCCACATTGTGTTCAATATGATCGCGTTCCGGCATATCGGTACCCTGATTTATCAGGTGTACGGCACATACCGGCTGATGATCCTCTACACCCTGGCCGGTGTGGCCGGGTATGCGGTCTCCTGGCTGGCCGGTGTGCGGTTTACCATCGGCGCTTCAGCCGGTGTATGCGGTCTCATCGGTGCGGCCCTGTATTACGGCAAAAGCCGGGGCGGCACTTTCGGGCAGGCGGTTTACAAACAGGTCAGCGGCTGGGTGCTGGGCATATTTCTTTTCGGCCTGATGCCGGGGATCAATAACTGGGGGCACGGGGGCGGCATCATTGCCGGAATCGCTCTGGGCTGGCTGCTGGCGTATCGGGAACGGCGGCCGGAGCGGTTTTTCGACAAATCCTTTGCGGCCATATGTATGGTGGCAACGGCTTTGATACTGGCCTGGGCTGTTACAAGCGGACTTTACTACCGGATTGCCGGATAA
- a CDS encoding tetratricopeptide repeat protein — protein MKLKSRFLLMIVMATGFAFYGCATPAPPVHSRKPSPIYDEQGRPLWVPPPERTVSQTSQTIPSPPDAPAGVSEYPPTEYPTAPSAPKPTPRIGGETAGNAGDGQLIAAVTPLADKARQQMEQGDLDRAFATAERAIRIDSTNPELWHLTAQIQLERGNYAQAEQLAKKSNLLARGNRELQAQNWRIIGESFQQRGEDEAADQAFRKSRELAD, from the coding sequence ATGAAATTAAAATCGAGATTTTTACTGATGATCGTGATGGCGACCGGATTTGCCTTTTACGGATGTGCCACGCCTGCGCCGCCGGTACACTCCCGGAAACCATCTCCCATTTATGATGAACAGGGGCGTCCGCTCTGGGTGCCGCCCCCTGAGCGGACGGTATCCCAGACATCGCAGACGATACCGTCCCCGCCGGACGCCCCTGCCGGGGTTTCGGAATATCCCCCCACGGAATATCCCACGGCGCCGTCCGCTCCCAAACCCACGCCGCGTATCGGCGGGGAAACCGCCGGAAACGCCGGGGACGGCCAGCTGATTGCGGCTGTGACGCCCCTGGCGGATAAGGCCCGGCAGCAGATGGAGCAGGGAGACCTTGACCGCGCCTTTGCCACTGCCGAACGGGCGATTCGCATTGATTCTACCAACCCGGAACTGTGGCACCTGACGGCGCAGATTCAACTGGAACGGGGCAACTATGCGCAGGCCGAGCAGCTGGCGAAAAAGTCGAATCTGCTGGCCAGGGGAAACCGCGAGCTACAGGCGCAAAACTGGCGCATCATCGGGGAGTCGTTTCAGCAACGGGGGGAGGATGAGGCCGCAGATCAGGCCTTTCGGAAATCACGGGAACTGGCAGACTGA